The genomic DNA TGATCGCTGAATCGACCCGGGACGGCGTGCTGCTGCGCCCCGCGGTAGCGCTGCCAATCGAGATCTACTCGGACGAACGTGTGCGCGAGTTCAACGAGTCGGAGGCGGAGCTGGCGGCTGAACTTCTTACATAATCCGTGGCGACACGCAGCCACCTATCTTCCTCTCGGACCAAGATGTGTACTGACCGATGCCATCGAAGCGTCGCTCATGTGCGCCCAGAAGTAATCAAATGAAGCCGACCGCTTCCTGCCCTCAACTGGATCGAATCGTGGCGCAATCATGTCGGCGAACCCGACCTTGTTGGGAGCCGATGTTCTACCGAATTGCTTCTTCCATAGCTCATTCAACTGCTGCTTTGGATTCAGCGTAGCGGTCTCTTCCGGGGCTACGTAGCCGGCTCTTGGGAGCAGCGCGTTGATTGCTTGCTGGTCTGCAAGATACCATGCTTCGAGGCCCTTGATAGCAACGCAAATAAACAAGTAGCGTTCGTCCACCTTTCTGCGAGCCTCTTTCCGAGTTGCGCTGTCAAAAAGGTCGAACACCGCAGTCGTACAAGGATCACGATGTCGGTCTACCAAGATGAAGCCTGCCGAATAATGCAGGCTTCGAAAAGTCTCCAGCAATTGCGGCGTCGCACGAATGAGGCGTTCCTTGTTCTTCAAGTTTCGAACGTCGAAGCGGATGC from Spirochaetaceae bacterium includes the following:
- a CDS encoding AbrB/MazE/SpoVT family DNA-binding domain-containing protein, with amino-acid sequence MRTVINVTKRGVLTLPVRFRKQLGLTGDNLVIAESTRDGVLLRPAVALPIEIYSDERVREFNESEAELAAELLT
- a CDS encoding DUF4276 family protein — encoded protein: MVPRGGWRHPLTIGVGVEGASERTFWTKVLHKNFRGIRFDVRNLKNKERLIRATPQLLETFRSLHYSAGFILVDRHRDPCTTAVFDLFDSATRKEARRKVDERYLFICVAIKGLEAWYLADQQAINALLPRAGYVAPEETATLNPKQQLNELWKKQFGRTSAPNKVGFADMIAPRFDPVEGRKRSASFDYFWAHMSDASMASVSTHLGPRGR